The proteins below are encoded in one region of Magnetococcales bacterium:
- a CDS encoding DUF1924 domain-containing protein, with product MVLFSAAAVQAAAVDDLLKDYRAAGVAAFDAKAGESFWKANHGKDDKGRERSCQACHGTDLRKPGTHQETGKVIDAMAPSVNAERLIDTAKIEKWFKRNCKTVLERECTLQEKGNVLMYLRQQ from the coding sequence ATGGTGTTGTTTTCCGCCGCAGCGGTTCAGGCGGCGGCGGTGGACGATCTTCTCAAGGATTACCGGGCGGCGGGGGTGGCCGCTTTCGACGCCAAAGCCGGGGAGAGCTTCTGGAAGGCCAACCACGGCAAGGATGACAAGGGGCGCGAGCGCAGTTGCCAGGCCTGTCACGGTACCGATTTGCGCAAGCCCGGCACCCATCAGGAGACGGGCAAGGTCATCGACGCCATGGCGCCGAGTGTCAATGCGGAGCGGTTGATCGATACGGCCAAGATCGAGAAGTGGTTCAAGCGCAACTGCAAAACCGTTCTGGAGCGCGAATGCACCCTTCAGGAGAAGGGCAACGTTTTGATG
- a CDS encoding cytochrome b/b6 domain-containing protein encodes MNTTPVWDLPTRLFHWSLVVAVAVAWFTHESAVFLPLHVLSGSVAGGLVLFRLYWGFFGNGHARFADFIHSPRAVFDYLLGVMRLRPPRYLGHNPPGSWAILLMLGLVGLLVATGFLVLGASDRQGPLAGWFSFAWGRSFKEIHETLAFTLLAIVALHILGVLVESLLHRENLITAMIHGRKPLHGQSPAPAVVPGARWGAVLLAAALLLPVLLWFPRPGGVVGGKPAPFFVGAPLAQNALWDKECGDCHLAYHPSLLPAASWKPLMDRSHFNEDLDLDEAVTAQLLAFAEANAAERQLTKASYNMLRSLQKTGVGQVMRITETPYWKRKHRNIADAVFKDIRVGSRLKCEACHQDAREGTFQGGAMAIPSGSALAGKENKS; translated from the coding sequence CCTGCACGTTCTGTCCGGGTCGGTGGCGGGCGGATTGGTGCTGTTTCGCCTCTACTGGGGCTTCTTCGGCAACGGCCACGCCCGCTTCGCCGATTTCATCCATTCCCCCCGCGCCGTCTTCGACTATCTGCTCGGGGTGATGCGCCTCCGCCCGCCCCGTTACCTGGGCCACAATCCCCCCGGAAGCTGGGCCATTCTGCTCATGCTGGGCCTGGTGGGCCTTCTGGTCGCAACAGGATTCCTGGTTCTGGGCGCATCCGATCGACAGGGCCCTCTGGCGGGATGGTTCTCTTTCGCCTGGGGCCGGAGCTTCAAGGAGATTCACGAAACCCTGGCCTTCACGCTGCTCGCCATCGTGGCCCTTCATATCCTCGGCGTGCTGGTGGAGAGCCTGCTGCATCGGGAAAACCTGATTACCGCCATGATTCACGGGCGCAAACCCCTGCACGGCCAGAGCCCTGCTCCCGCCGTGGTTCCCGGAGCGCGTTGGGGCGCGGTGTTGTTGGCGGCGGCGCTGCTGCTGCCGGTGTTGCTCTGGTTTCCCCGTCCGGGGGGAGTGGTCGGCGGCAAACCCGCGCCCTTCTTCGTCGGTGCGCCCCTTGCTCAAAACGCCCTGTGGGACAAGGAGTGCGGCGATTGTCATCTGGCTTATCATCCCAGCCTGCTGCCCGCCGCCTCCTGGAAGCCTCTGATGGATCGCAGCCACTTCAACGAGGATCTGGATCTGGACGAGGCGGTTACGGCGCAACTGTTGGCCTTCGCCGAAGCCAACGCCGCCGAGAGGCAACTCACCAAGGCTTCTTATAACATGCTGCGCAGTCTGCAAAAAACCGGGGTCGGCCAGGTGATGCGCATCACCGAAACCCCGTATTGGAAACGCAAGCACCGCAACATTGCCGACGCGGTATTCAAGGACATCCGGGTGGGCAGTCGGTTGAAGTGCGAAGCGTGTCATCAGGACGCCCGCGAGGGCACTTTTCAAGGTGGGGCCATGGCCATTCCTTCGGGGTCGGCGCTGGCTGGCAAGGAGAATAAATCATGA